The genomic DNA GAAGACGAAGAACGTCATGACGATCATCGCCGGGAAGGTCGTCTACCGCGCGCCCTAGGTGAGCAGCCCCGCTTCGAGGACGAGGCGGGTGAGGCCGGCGATGGTGCGGATGTCGAGCTTGTCCATCAGCGATTCACGGTGGGTTTCGACGGTGCGGTGGGAGATGCCGAGACGCGCCGCGATCTCCTTGTTGGTCTCGCCGCGCGCGACGCCGAGGAGCACTTCGCGTTCGCGCGGGGAGAGGACGTCGAGCGGCGATTTCTCCGGCGGCGCCTGCTTTGCCGCGGCGAGCCGCGCCGCGATGCTCGGCGGAAAGTAGCTCTCCCCGTCGTAGACCGCGCGCACCGCGCGCCGCAACTCTGCTGGCGGTGAATCCTTGAGCAGATAGCCGCGCGCGCCGGCCTTGACGCTTTCGAGCACGTATTCCGGCTGATCGTACATCGAGAGGATCAGCACGCGGGTCTCGCTCTCGAGCTGTCGCATCTCCGACGCCACCTGGATGCCGGTCCGCCCCGGCATCGCAACGTCGATCACCAGGACATCGGGATGATCGCGCTCGACGAGTGAGAGGGCCTCGTCGCCGTTGCGTCCTTCGGCGATCACCGACACGCCAGGCTCTCCCTCCAGCACGCGACGAATCCCCTCGCGCACGACCGCGTGATCATCAACCACCGCCACTCGAATGCGATCTACCATCGTGGTTCCTCTTTCGGCGCGCGGATCTTGAGCTCATGCTCCGGCAATTCGACGACGATCTCGACGCCGTGCGGTTTCACATTCACGACCGACACCGACCCGCCGAGCGCGGTGATCCGTTCCCGCATCCCGGCGAGTCCAAGATGGTTTGGCTCGCCGGCATTTGCACCTCCCGCGGGAATGCCGCGGCCATTGTCGCGCACGGCGAGGCGCAGCCGGTTCATTCCGGTCCGGAGTTGTACGGTGACCTCGGTGGCACCGGCGTGGCGCACCACGTTGGCGAGCGCTTCCTGCGCGGCGCGGAAGAGCGCCAGTTCGGCATCGGGCGCGAGCCGCGGTGCGGAATCGGGGAGGTCGACGGTCACCAGTGCGGCGCCGCGATCCTGCATGTCGTCGGCGAGCGAACGGATCGCGGGGATGAGGCCCAGGTCGTCGAGGAGTGCCGGACGGAGATCGTTCATCACGCGCCGGATGCCGCGGATCCCGTTGTCGACCAGCTCAAGGACGTGGTCGAGACGATCACTCGTGGTGGCGTCGGCGCCTTCACGCAGCATGCCGACCTCGAGCTTCACCGCCGACAGCGTCTGCGCCGTTTCGTCATGCAGGTCGCGCGAGAGCCGGCTTCGTTCCGCCTCATGCTGCCGCACCATGAGCGCCGACAGGTGCGCGAGATCTTCGGTGCGGGTGCGTAGGCGCTCGGCGAGCTCCGACAGGACCATCATCCCGAATCCGATGCCGACGGCGAGTTCGAAGAGGATGTCGAGGAAATACCCCCACGCGCCCCACGCGCCGCGGGCGCGGAGGAGCGGATAGTCGAGATGGTGCAGCCCCCAGAGCGCGAAGGCGATCGCCACGAAGCGGGCGCCGGCGGCACCGGTCCGCTGGGCGTAGCGCCAGAAGACCCACCCGGTCCAGAGCGTTGCACCGGCGATGAGCGCCACCATCGGGGCGGCGGCGAGGACGAAGCGATCGAGTTGGTGGATCGCCACCCACGCCCAGAGGAGCGGGAAGAGCGCCACGGCGGCATAGGCCGGCCGCCACCGGGTGTCGCGCGAGAAGACCAGCGCAGCCCAGAGGATCGCCAGCGCGACCCACCCGGTGGCGACCTGGTGCCAGAAGAGCCAGGTGAGGTTGCGGGTGAGCAGGACGAGGATGATCGCGGCGAGGCGGAGGACGTAGAGACCCCAGGCGGCGGCCCACCATGCCAGCCATCGTTGCGGGAGGCGGCGGTAAAGGACCAGCGCCAGCAGCGCGAGACCGGCGGTGATGACCGCCTGAAACACCGCTTCGGCGAGCTCGGGTGACGCAGTGGTCGGCAGTGCGGCCTGCAGCATCACGCCAAACGTGGTGTGGCCGGTGCGTCGGGGGTAGGGGCACGGTAGCTTTTCGGTTCCGTGTCCCCAGTGCCGCTGCTTTCGCTCGATCGGGTGTCGCGCCGGTTTCCCGGCGTCGCGGCCGTCGATCAGGTCTCGCTCGACATCGAGCGCGGCGAGTTCGTGTCGCTCCTCGGCCCGTCCGGGTGCGGCAAGACCACGACGCTGCGGCTGATTGCGGGGTTCGACGAGCCCGATGACGGAACGATCCGCATCGACGGCGCGGTGGTGAACGGCCGGCGTCCGTACCAGCGGCCGATCGGGATGGTGTTCCAGAGTTACGCGCTCTTTCCGCATCTGTCGGTGCTCGATAATGTCGGGTTCGGACTGGTCGAACGACGGGTCGCGCGCGACGAGGCTCGCCGGCGCGTTGCTCATGCGTTGGAACTGGTGCGCCTCGATCCTGTGACGTACGGTGCGCGCCGCCCCGCGGCACTTTCGGGCGGTGAGCGGCAACGGGTGGCACTCGCCCGTGCGCTGGTCCTCGATCCGCCAATTCTCCTCCTCGACGAACCGCTCGCCGCGCTCGATCTCCGCCTGCGCAAGGCGATGCAACTC from Gemmatimonadales bacterium includes the following:
- a CDS encoding response regulator transcription factor, which codes for MVDRIRVAVVDDHAVVREGIRRVLEGEPGVSVIAEGRNGDEALSLVERDHPDVLVIDVAMPGRTGIQVASEMRQLESETRVLILSMYDQPEYVLESVKAGARGYLLKDSPPAELRRAVRAVYDGESYFPPSIAARLAAAKQAPPEKSPLDVLSPREREVLLGVARGETNKEIAARLGISHRTVETHRESLMDKLDIRTIAGLTRLVLEAGLLT
- a CDS encoding sensor histidine kinase, producing MLQAALPTTASPELAEAVFQAVITAGLALLALVLYRRLPQRWLAWWAAAWGLYVLRLAAIILVLLTRNLTWLFWHQVATGWVALAILWAALVFSRDTRWRPAYAAVALFPLLWAWVAIHQLDRFVLAAAPMVALIAGATLWTGWVFWRYAQRTGAAGARFVAIAFALWGLHHLDYPLLRARGAWGAWGYFLDILFELAVGIGFGMMVLSELAERLRTRTEDLAHLSALMVRQHEAERSRLSRDLHDETAQTLSAVKLEVGMLREGADATTSDRLDHVLELVDNGIRGIRRVMNDLRPALLDDLGLIPAIRSLADDMQDRGAALVTVDLPDSAPRLAPDAELALFRAAQEALANVVRHAGATEVTVQLRTGMNRLRLAVRDNGRGIPAGGANAGEPNHLGLAGMRERITALGGSVSVVNVKPHGVEIVVELPEHELKIRAPKEEPRW